Part of the Pseudobdellovibrionaceae bacterium genome is shown below.
CAACAGGCTGAGGCCCAGTCTGAAGTGGCAGCCGCCCGGGCCGCCTTGCCGCAAAAAACCGACGCGGATTTAGCGAATTTAGGTCTAGACACCGAGCTTATGGCAAAAGCTGGTGACTCTTACGATAAGAATTGCAAAAGCTGCCACGGAGAACAGTTACAAGGGGGCATTGGTCCGAACCTCACGGACAAATACTGGATTCACACTGGCGGCACAGTCACGGGCATTGTGAATGTGATTCACAAAGGTGTCTTAGAAAAAGGCATGCCGCCTTGGGAGAATATAATTCCTGATGCTGAGATTGAAGGTCTTGCTGCCTATA
Proteins encoded:
- a CDS encoding c-type cytochrome, which codes for MSEDKTNIDEKLIAGHEYDGIKELDNPLPDWWLFIFYATIIFSAIYFFYYEMDGGGKSSDAILAEDMAVVQQQQAEAQSEVAAARAALPQKTDADLANLGLDTELMAKAGDSYDKNCKSCHGEQLQGGIGPNLTDKYWIHTGGTVTGIVNVIHKGVLEKGMPPWENIIPDAEIEGLAAYIYKMKGTNPPNAKKDEGTLFDNY